In Chiloscyllium plagiosum isolate BGI_BamShark_2017 chromosome 26, ASM401019v2, whole genome shotgun sequence, one genomic interval encodes:
- the LOC122563164 gene encoding specifically androgen-regulated gene protein-like yields MPTSDTWAGQFPMDSIASVSIVGSCNNVISTNSAFNDEYLDYLSAEERECLMFLEETIDALDIEDNNGLSTDELEQTKHSTKTESVPERPILSHPELGHRQSPEPDGKIPRAVLPNNKNNSTEFISPQTVQEKSGAYKFPRAVSPHSNKNCTDSTSPQMVRAKTGANTLPKYTQKPSAESKSMISSQISESRRTPMPSEDTRRRSNSAIVQHALVVSIEEKTKLGPPTAPKPRKLPSNIILKSFQKSDNLMVPNRNSQNSFKVPKGAAQNDGYNLSRDNSTDEEVKQVRMQALSKLGLLSEPDGQKTNSASPPSLKTEGTSIGQTVTASNEVKRNQPEMSAKNTNSLKRPIGIAPPLNHSAATADDLGVSGTANKMTNVTVGNANRVQWQLGSTKSSSLKRFPTANENAPPTVSIGSARTSMPTTTVLNPGMSKTLPLARRPANASEGEVKNINAAQWQFGATKASSLKRFGTSSDHNQPTLHSDAARNTSIGAASAFGVNTNSRPRPVSICSEKDLSVKHGSTLEVVSSDKPGRKSFPITINHISTKFQKSPPKALNVQVAPPGPTSKDHREALRKLGLLKE; encoded by the exons ATGCCCACAAGTGATACGTGGgctggacaatttcccatggatTCCATTGCCAGTGTCAGTATTGTTGGAAGCTGCAACAATGTAATCAGCACTAACTCTGCTTTT AACGATGAGTACTTGGACTATCTttcagcagaagagagggaatgTCTCATGTTTCTTGAAGAAACTATTGATGCATTAGATATTGAAGACAATAATGGGTTATCTACTGATGAATTGGAGCAAACCAAACATTCCACTAAAACTGAGAGTGTGCCAGAAAGACCTATCCTGTCACACCCTGAATTAGGACATCGTCAAAGTCCAG AACCTGATGGAAAAATCCCAAGAGCAGTTTTACCAAACAACAAGAACAACAGCACTGAATTCATCTCCCCACAGACAGTGCAGGAAAAATCTGGAGCATATAAATTCCCACGGGCAGTTTCACCACACAGCAATAAAAACTGTACTGATTCCACATCCCCACAGATGGTGCGAGCTAAAACTGGAGCAAATACTTTGCCTAAATATACCCAAAAACCTAGTGCTGAAAGCAAAAGCATGATATCCAGTCAGATATCAGAATCCAGAAGAACTCCCATGCCTTCTGAAGATACAAGACGAAGATCCAATAGTGCAATAGTTCAGCATGCATTGGTAGTGTCTATTGAAGAAAAGACAAAGTTAGGTCCTCCCACGGCTCCAAAACCCCGGAAACTGCCATCCAATATCATACTGAAAAGCTTCCAGAAGAGTGATAATCTTATGGTACCTAATAGAAACTCTCAGAATAGCTTTAAGGTACCaaaaggtgctgcacaaaatGATGGATATAATTTATCTAGGGACAACAGCACTGATGAGGAAGTAAAACAAGTAAGAATGCAAGCTTTGAGTAAGTTAGGATTGCTGTCAGAGCCAGATGGCCAGAAAACCAATTCAGCAAGTCCTCCAAGTCTAAAAACAGAGGGGACATCCATTGGTCAGACCGTCACAGCGAGTAATGAAGTTAAAAGGAACCAACCAGAAATGTCAGCGAAAAACACCAACAGTCTGAAACGTCCAATTGGAATTgcacctcctctgaaccattcaGCAGCCACTGCTGATGACCTTGGCGTGAGTGGCACAGCAAATAAAATGACAAATGTGACTGTGGGGAATGCAAACAGAGTGCAGTGGCAACTGGGTTCCACAAAATCGAGCAGTTTAAAAAGGTTTCCCACAGCCAATGAAAACGCCCCTCCAACCGTGAGCATCGGTTCAGCCCGAACCAGCATGCCAACCACCACGGTCCTTAACCCTGGCATGAGCAAAACACTCCCTCTCGCAAGAAGACCAGCAAATGCAAGCGAGGGAGAAGTGAAAAATATAAATGCAGCACAGTGGCAGTTTGGTGCCACAAAGGCAAGTAGCTTAAAGAGGTTTGGCACATCTAGTGATCATAATCAGCCCACCTTGCATTCTGATGCTGCTCGAAATACTTCGATTGGTGCTGCCTCTGCTTTTGGTGTGAACACGAACAGTAGGCCCAGACCTGTGTCGATTTGCTCAGAGAAGGATTTGTCAGTCAAACATGGATCTACATTAGAAGTTGTATCATCTGATAAACCAGGAAGGAAGTCTTTTCCAATTACAATAAACCATATTTCGACCAAATTTCAGAAATCTCCACCAAAGGCGCTTAATGTGCAAGTTGCGCCACCAGGACCAACCAGCAAAGACCACAGAGAAGCACTGAGAAAACTTGGCCTTCTAAAAGAATAG